Proteins from a genomic interval of Paenibacillus sp. FSL H8-0048:
- a CDS encoding type II toxin-antitoxin system HicB family antitoxin codes for MGNKTYKYYAKFGYAEDGITVTFPDLPGCITCGYSTEEAIQMAKEALALYLEDMIEEDIPKSTNINTDLMEQSEQVFLIEVDL; via the coding sequence ATGGGAAACAAAACATATAAATATTACGCTAAGTTCGGATATGCTGAAGATGGAATAACAGTAACTTTTCCTGACCTGCCGGGTTGCATTACTTGTGGATATTCTACTGAAGAAGCAATTCAAATGGCAAAAGAAGCACTTGCCTTATATCTTGAAGATATGATAGAGGAAGATATACCAAAATCAACAAACATTAATACTGATCTTATGGAACAATCAGAGCAAGTATTTCTAATTGAAGTTGATTTGTGA
- a CDS encoding RHS repeat-associated core domain-containing protein: MIADEVVSVTQDAYDINLLPVTQLKKKILQKKERLQPALTGMKAKGILSSVPDNEDLDLKQADIEQLVQAGASKIDVYWLNLLVMGQTKWTAIELLRWKQDKQASWEDIQATLDQEMQTLHVPTVGEDVYDPNLLQQEAIGRFTVRSSVYEPSKTEMNFSADPLSVMSITAFDAAVSGVIDRGAIEAQINQVQKPQFSDRNTSSETIDPVAGSVTRKESLLHLPGVDGLDLNVGLMYNSNQGTPFVYRSYYSNYWQMWESVYEYATPELGNGWSFQFPYVQMGENQSFYHDGNGSVYAIGQQGDELSNYSNLINYKGKDRRIIFESRYSGQFNNGQDESRYYMEYSDMKREYFSSRGELLGIKDRFGNTITFKYSDADNGRLSSITDTLGRMVLFSYEYNLHEEPFNGERITLRVMNGTKEVQKVILTKGRVAVDVPKNFAPAIKVYQPVLSSITNSIGESTYFNYDNQLTLIPYNGFNFEALLSEVNYPHSSTKYNYEYVSRHMSNSDSFGEFRATSRSDYMGGKAYQQLRYTYTGDYTGNTPEQYPGHLPDDFRYSTTSAVMSSTPSNGLSTTHTFDKEGRVLRSETVAGNGERQITENTAFHGLFTQSPTRTTISEYAAQDSDATAKHLYTETTYTNWGQVQSQTEPLTAEQWNNPNLKQHYTTSYQYEPTYRFPASVSKYQNESDANPLVESYTYTAEGRPATVINAKNEQTSYTYGYIDGQGKIEHATADIWADARLVSKSVVRYGSENNYAYPTEQQQWFNIGTADEKAVTTKMLYNKDNGQVIQKTEANNQTVAYEYDAAGRLKKETYPIKINAKGEQIQELVDYNYYNQSSPNFDATNAGTQVLKVDSITTVNNITRGMSMKTYANVLYNGLGLALLEEHYDENVSNWVFTQYHYDDQGRPVYSIDPAGNTLTASYDAWGRQNRATTPSGDVMVSDYDLKSRTATSYIQDHTTGQTLNYIQESYDSWGKKLSVSTFKDWPTKQQSISESYRYNIAGQVTGYTDPNRNLNEDGVTTSYQYDALGRLIALKDALNQTTRYSYDGHGQLSLVTIQAKNGTPQVLNSKTYNELGLLSVKQDAASQNESYTYNSSGQLAAKTDRNGSSFAYAYDEAGQLKKNTIQGKINNVDQKLETVMITGDGSPRKQTIQTLLNQEETAYQTITRDILGQVRSIYGRSGSHYVSIGNQVDVLGRMTQISDQYMSFFTNYTYQQSRVTQVQTNGSAAVTGAASANAQYTYFGNDQVKSITYPTLTDGSTLKTEYTYNPSLGWTERMTNTKGNFVLTAYSYSYDNNGNRVAVSESRNGGGAQTTNYGYDALNRLVSISRPDGGQTTYTYDVRGNRQTLSDTNNLSQDFGDISYTYDLQNTLTSVTKGGASTSFQYYADGMRSMKTKGSTQTQVNYNFQGQVISEEKSIGGNNVERANYVRGDRVLVKKDKKAAKDYYYLYNGHGDVVQIVDTSGTVVNNYAYDEWGNITSQVEGTSNSFKYTGEVYDEETGLYYLRARYYDPSMGRFLNEDTVEGQIDNPLTQNLYTYVHNNPLIYNDPTGHMYNEIGNAYSAGDRAALQNYQSIFLTGQKENDLLMMQAAHDAANYIRLKYEPTVERTNYLQNGTVYKSLTVNMYNEVLYGNAKAVPLLDDPMFYVLDGTFAAVFKGLSTMAIKTLGKEVVEDTSQRLLKLDLQLFASKFPTGSVSGKDVVKFLKKDGFDVISQSGSHVKLKGPNGEVVIIPVHGNKDLPIGTLKSIKKQAGL; this comes from the coding sequence TTGATTGCAGACGAGGTTGTTTCTGTAACTCAAGATGCTTATGATATCAACCTGCTGCCTGTAACTCAATTGAAGAAGAAGATTCTTCAGAAGAAAGAACGGTTGCAACCGGCCCTGACAGGTATGAAGGCTAAGGGGATCTTGTCGAGTGTACCTGATAATGAGGATCTAGACTTGAAACAAGCAGATATTGAACAACTTGTTCAAGCGGGAGCCTCCAAGATTGATGTGTACTGGCTGAACTTGCTGGTGATGGGGCAGACGAAGTGGACGGCTATCGAACTGTTGAGATGGAAGCAGGATAAACAAGCATCCTGGGAAGACATTCAAGCCACACTTGATCAGGAAATGCAGACGCTCCATGTTCCTACAGTTGGAGAAGATGTATACGACCCAAATCTACTGCAGCAGGAAGCGATTGGAAGATTCACAGTGCGTTCCTCAGTCTATGAGCCATCAAAGACGGAGATGAATTTCAGTGCAGATCCGTTATCGGTGATGTCGATTACCGCATTTGATGCAGCAGTCTCGGGTGTGATTGATAGAGGAGCCATAGAGGCGCAAATCAATCAGGTCCAAAAACCACAATTCAGTGATCGTAATACCTCCAGTGAAACCATTGATCCTGTGGCGGGAAGTGTGACGAGGAAAGAAAGTCTGCTGCATTTGCCAGGCGTGGATGGACTGGATTTGAATGTGGGACTGATGTACAACTCTAATCAGGGGACTCCTTTTGTCTATAGAAGTTACTATAGTAATTACTGGCAGATGTGGGAATCCGTTTATGAATACGCGACTCCCGAGTTAGGGAATGGGTGGTCCTTCCAGTTCCCATACGTTCAAATGGGAGAGAATCAAAGCTTCTATCATGACGGAAATGGCAGTGTCTATGCCATCGGGCAACAGGGCGATGAACTCTCCAATTACAGCAATTTGATTAACTACAAAGGAAAAGATAGACGGATTATCTTTGAATCCAGGTACTCCGGCCAGTTCAATAACGGGCAAGACGAATCAAGGTATTACATGGAATATTCGGATATGAAACGGGAGTATTTCTCTTCTAGAGGCGAGTTGCTTGGCATTAAAGACAGGTTCGGCAACACGATCACTTTCAAGTATTCGGATGCTGATAATGGTCGCTTGTCTTCGATTACCGATACGCTGGGTCGCATGGTTCTCTTCAGCTATGAGTATAATCTTCACGAAGAACCCTTTAACGGTGAACGGATTACCCTCCGGGTGATGAACGGGACGAAAGAAGTTCAGAAGGTCATTCTCACCAAAGGCAGAGTAGCTGTGGATGTCCCGAAAAATTTTGCGCCAGCGATTAAAGTGTATCAGCCGGTTCTCTCTAGCATTACAAATTCAATAGGAGAAAGCACGTATTTCAACTATGATAATCAACTGACGCTAATCCCGTATAACGGATTTAACTTTGAGGCCCTACTAAGTGAAGTCAACTACCCGCATTCCAGCACGAAGTATAATTATGAATATGTAAGCCGGCATATGAGTAATTCTGATTCGTTTGGAGAATTCCGGGCGACGTCTAGAAGTGACTATATGGGAGGAAAGGCCTATCAGCAACTCCGGTATACCTACACTGGAGACTATACGGGGAATACCCCAGAGCAGTATCCAGGTCATTTGCCGGATGATTTCCGTTACAGTACCACATCCGCGGTGATGAGTAGTACACCAAGTAACGGGCTAAGTACCACCCACACGTTTGACAAAGAAGGCAGGGTCCTTCGTTCAGAGACGGTTGCCGGTAACGGAGAGAGGCAAATAACCGAAAATACAGCATTCCACGGGTTGTTTACCCAGTCTCCTACACGGACAACGATTTCGGAATATGCCGCGCAGGACAGTGACGCTACCGCGAAACATCTGTATACCGAGACAACCTATACCAATTGGGGCCAGGTTCAGAGCCAAACGGAGCCGCTAACGGCCGAGCAATGGAATAACCCGAATCTGAAACAGCACTACACCACTAGCTACCAGTATGAACCTACCTATCGTTTTCCGGCTTCTGTATCCAAATACCAGAACGAAAGCGATGCAAATCCGTTGGTAGAGTCCTACACGTATACTGCGGAGGGACGCCCGGCAACGGTGATTAATGCTAAGAATGAGCAGACATCTTATACTTACGGATATATCGACGGACAAGGGAAGATTGAACATGCAACAGCTGACATTTGGGCGGACGCTCGTTTGGTGTCTAAATCGGTGGTGCGGTATGGTAGTGAGAACAACTATGCGTATCCTACAGAGCAACAGCAGTGGTTCAATATCGGGACCGCTGACGAAAAAGCTGTCACCACCAAAATGCTCTACAATAAAGACAATGGCCAGGTCATTCAGAAAACCGAGGCCAACAACCAGACTGTTGCCTATGAATACGATGCTGCAGGGCGGTTGAAAAAAGAAACGTATCCGATAAAGATTAACGCCAAGGGTGAACAGATTCAGGAATTAGTAGACTACAACTACTATAACCAGAGCTCTCCTAATTTCGATGCGACAAATGCAGGCACACAGGTCTTAAAGGTGGATTCTATTACCACGGTCAACAACATCACCCGTGGCATGAGCATGAAAACCTATGCGAATGTGTTGTATAACGGATTAGGTCTTGCCTTACTGGAAGAGCATTATGACGAGAACGTGAGCAATTGGGTGTTTACCCAATATCATTATGACGACCAGGGACGTCCAGTGTACTCCATAGATCCCGCAGGAAATACACTGACCGCCAGCTACGATGCTTGGGGCCGGCAGAATCGGGCGACGACACCGAGCGGGGATGTAATGGTCAGCGACTATGATCTCAAATCACGCACGGCGACCAGCTATATTCAGGACCATACCACCGGCCAGACTCTGAACTATATTCAGGAGAGCTATGACTCCTGGGGGAAGAAGTTGTCTGTGTCCACCTTTAAAGACTGGCCGACGAAGCAACAGTCCATCAGCGAATCCTATCGCTACAACATTGCCGGGCAGGTGACGGGATACACCGATCCGAATCGTAATCTGAATGAGGATGGGGTGACCACCAGTTATCAATACGATGCCCTAGGCCGGTTAATTGCCTTGAAGGATGCATTGAATCAGACGACCCGCTATAGCTATGACGGTCATGGGCAATTGTCACTGGTGACAATCCAAGCTAAAAATGGGACTCCTCAAGTGCTGAACAGCAAAACGTATAACGAACTGGGCTTGCTCAGCGTGAAGCAGGATGCAGCATCCCAAAACGAGAGCTACACCTATAACAGCTCGGGGCAGTTGGCCGCTAAAACCGACCGCAATGGCAGCAGCTTTGCGTATGCTTATGATGAAGCGGGTCAACTGAAGAAGAACACGATACAAGGGAAGATTAACAATGTAGACCAAAAGCTGGAGACGGTCATGATCACAGGGGATGGAAGTCCGCGAAAGCAGACGATCCAAACACTGCTCAATCAGGAGGAGACGGCTTACCAGACGATAACGAGGGATATCTTGGGACAAGTTCGTTCGATCTATGGGCGCTCAGGAAGCCACTACGTATCGATTGGCAATCAGGTGGATGTGCTTGGGAGAATGACGCAGATCAGCGACCAGTATATGAGCTTTTTCACCAACTATACGTATCAGCAGTCACGGGTGACCCAGGTACAGACCAACGGAAGTGCAGCAGTGACTGGGGCAGCATCGGCTAATGCGCAGTACACCTATTTCGGCAATGATCAGGTGAAGTCGATCACCTATCCGACCCTGACGGATGGCAGCACATTGAAGACAGAATATACCTACAACCCGTCACTGGGCTGGACGGAGCGGATGACCAACACCAAAGGAAACTTCGTGCTCACTGCCTACAGCTACAGCTATGACAACAACGGAAACCGGGTCGCTGTCAGTGAATCGCGTAACGGAGGCGGTGCCCAAACAACGAATTATGGCTACGATGCGCTAAACCGGCTGGTCTCGATCAGCCGCCCAGACGGTGGTCAAACAACCTATACGTACGATGTACGAGGCAATCGTCAAACGTTGTCTGACACGAACAACTTAAGCCAGGATTTTGGAGATATCAGCTATACCTATGATCTGCAGAATACTTTAACGAGTGTTACCAAAGGCGGAGCCAGCACCAGTTTCCAGTACTATGCCGACGGAATGCGGTCCATGAAAACCAAGGGCAGTACCCAGACTCAGGTCAATTACAACTTCCAGGGCCAAGTGATTTCGGAAGAAAAGTCCATAGGCGGTAACAATGTCGAGCGGGCGAACTATGTCCGCGGTGACCGGGTGTTAGTGAAGAAGGATAAAAAAGCGGCTAAAGATTATTACTACTTGTACAACGGCCATGGTGACGTGGTGCAGATTGTCGATACCAGCGGAACAGTAGTGAACAACTACGCCTATGACGAGTGGGGGAATATTACTAGCCAGGTGGAGGGAACGTCTAACTCCTTTAAGTACACCGGAGAGGTGTATGATGAGGAGACCGGACTGTATTACCTGCGTGCCCGTTACTATGACCCGAGTATGGGACGGTTTTTAAATGAGGATACGGTTGAGGGGCAGATTGATAATCCGCTGACGCAGAATTTGTATACGTATGTGCATAATAATCCGTTGATTTACAATGATCCTACAGGGCATATGTATAATGAAATAGGGAATGCATACTCTGCTGGGGACCGTGCTGCTTTACAGAACTATCAATCAATATTTCTCACAGGGCAGAAAGAAAATGACTTGCTTATGATGCAAGCAGCTCATGATGCAGCAAATTATATTCGGTTGAAGTATGAGCCTACAGTGGAAAGAACTAACTATTTGCAAAATGGAACCGTATATAAATCGCTAACAGTAAATATGTATAACGAAGTTTTGTATGGGAACGCCAAGGCAGTACCTTTACTTGATGATCCAATGTTTTATGTGCTAGATGGGACATTTGCCGCAGTATTTAAAGGGCTTAGCACTATGGCTATAAAAACATTGGGTAAAGAAGTAGTAGAAGATACTAGTCAAAGACTTTTGAAACTAGATTTACAACTTTTTGCAAGTAAATTCCCTACTGGTTCAGTTAGTGGAAAAGATGTAGTGAAATTCTTGAAAAAGGATGGCTTTGATGTTATAAGTCAAAGTGGTAGTCATGTTAAATTGAAAGGACCTAATGGGGAAGTTGTAATCATACCAGTTCATGGTAACAAAGACTTACCTATTGGGACACTAAAAAGCATAAAGAAGCAAGCAGGTCTTTAG
- a CDS encoding NBR1-Ig-like domain-containing protein, which yields MQKYWNKISLLFILLLSFPAVLVPSTTHASGRGATILSHTIPSMMQAGVTYPVSVTVRNDSSEVWSEQNLFRLGEVGDSDPFSYGRKLIPNGQAVNPGQSFTFYFNMTAPATTGSYITDWRMVKEYVEWFGDTVTVNVSVVSSILSSSATLMYENIPSVMAKGHKYPVTLAFRNDGGDTWSPEEWYRLGGAGDQDPFADTRQIIPDGRKVKPGEMQSFSFIMQAPAETGNYMTDWGMVHDGVTWFGQTFTKNVQVVEGTRNARVITHTIPSTMEVGQTYNVSVTMHNEGETSWYEEGTAPGVYRLGALGNNDPFAQGRYYLPPGTIIKPGEEYTFAFTMTAPVVPGTYITDWGMLQEYVTWFGETLVKSVTVIDPSKTNTYTYDSSGRLQSVKLTSGQTVYYEYDANGNLIQKRVRTN from the coding sequence ATGCAAAAGTATTGGAATAAAATCAGTCTATTGTTCATCTTGCTGCTTAGCTTCCCGGCGGTGTTGGTTCCTTCGACCACTCATGCTTCGGGCAGAGGGGCGACAATCCTGTCCCATACGATCCCCTCAATGATGCAAGCGGGAGTTACTTACCCGGTGAGTGTGACAGTCCGTAATGATAGCTCAGAAGTCTGGTCAGAGCAGAATCTATTTCGGCTGGGAGAAGTGGGGGACAGCGATCCATTTTCTTATGGAAGAAAGCTCATCCCTAATGGACAGGCTGTCAACCCTGGACAATCTTTCACTTTTTACTTCAATATGACCGCTCCGGCCACAACTGGAAGCTACATCACGGATTGGAGAATGGTAAAAGAGTACGTCGAGTGGTTTGGAGATACGGTGACCGTGAATGTCTCTGTTGTCTCATCGATACTCTCCAGTTCAGCTACGCTGATGTATGAGAATATCCCGTCTGTCATGGCCAAAGGGCATAAATATCCTGTCACTCTGGCTTTTCGTAACGATGGTGGAGACACGTGGTCACCTGAAGAGTGGTACCGTTTAGGCGGTGCGGGGGACCAGGACCCGTTTGCCGATACCCGGCAAATCATTCCCGATGGAAGAAAAGTGAAACCAGGAGAGATGCAAAGCTTTTCTTTTATCATGCAGGCGCCGGCTGAGACCGGAAACTATATGACCGATTGGGGGATGGTTCATGACGGGGTCACCTGGTTCGGTCAGACCTTTACGAAAAATGTCCAAGTTGTGGAGGGGACACGGAACGCCAGGGTAATCACACATACGATTCCTTCTACTATGGAAGTAGGACAAACCTATAATGTGTCTGTGACCATGCACAACGAAGGAGAGACCTCCTGGTATGAGGAGGGGACTGCTCCAGGAGTGTACCGATTAGGGGCGTTAGGGAACAATGATCCGTTTGCGCAAGGACGTTATTATTTGCCTCCCGGCACCATTATTAAACCGGGTGAAGAGTATACTTTTGCTTTTACAATGACAGCACCTGTTGTGCCAGGGACGTACATAACTGATTGGGGGATGCTGCAGGAATATGTTACCTGGTTTGGCGAGACGCTGGTGAAGTCGGTTACGGTTATTGATCCTTCTAAAACCAATACATATACTTATGACTCTTCTGGAAGACTTCAATCGGTAAAGCTTACTTCAGGGCAGACCGTTTACTATGAATATGATGCGAATGGGAATTTGATTCAAAAGCGGGTTCGAACAAATTGA
- a CDS encoding PA14 domain-containing protein — protein MARLKMLKRFLVPFIVFTLIYYTGGSLVYSPDKSNSVAAAAGTSGLQGEYYDNINFTGHKMTRTDATVNFNWGVGSPDASIEPDTFSVRWTGSIKPKYSESYTFQVIADDGVRLWVDGLLLIDKWVPQARELTSLPITLSAGHNYDIRLEYFENDGGATAILQWSSASQVKQVVPQAQFTPPVESSLAGLKGEYYDNINLTGLKLTRTDANVNFGWGLGSPDASIGPDTFSVRWTGSIKPKYSESYTFQVIADDGVRLWVDGRLILDKWITQAGELTSQPITLNAGHNYDIRLEYFENGGGASAILQWSSASQVKQVVPQSQLHHLPDVQGVGLKGEYYDNLEMQELKLTRTDANVNFNWIEGSPDSQIGPDTFSARWTGTIKPRYSENYTFYLNADDGVRLWIDGKLVLNRWVNQSGQFRSNSVPLVAGNQYDIQIEYFENLGGALIGLLWESPTQAKEFVPQTQLNPPIENSGVGLKGDYYGNMELLTNLKLTRTDAVVSFGWGNESPDPSIPADKFSVRWQGLIRPASGGTYTFYANSDDGVRLWVNGQLLIDKWIPQASELTSLPIVLTEGQNYEIRIEYFENEGGASFGLSWSSERQMKETVPQSQLYLPYPTYSPVEYLYDTNGRLNSMRLSDGSMVRYEYDGNGNLNKVSK, from the coding sequence ATGGCCAGATTGAAAATGCTAAAACGATTTCTAGTACCTTTCATCGTATTCACGCTGATTTATTATACAGGAGGAAGCTTAGTGTATTCCCCAGACAAAAGTAATTCTGTTGCAGCAGCGGCTGGTACCAGCGGGCTACAAGGGGAGTATTACGACAATATCAACTTTACTGGTCATAAAATGACGCGGACAGATGCCACTGTGAATTTCAATTGGGGAGTTGGGTCACCCGATGCCTCTATTGAACCGGACACGTTCTCGGTAAGATGGACAGGCTCTATTAAACCCAAATATAGCGAATCCTATACATTTCAAGTAATAGCGGATGATGGTGTGCGGCTATGGGTGGATGGCCTATTGTTGATAGATAAGTGGGTACCCCAAGCCAGAGAACTGACCAGTCTGCCTATTACACTAAGCGCCGGGCACAACTATGATATCCGTCTGGAGTATTTCGAGAATGACGGGGGAGCAACAGCGATACTACAATGGTCAAGTGCCAGCCAAGTGAAACAGGTTGTGCCGCAGGCACAATTCACTCCACCTGTAGAATCGTCACTAGCGGGTCTCAAAGGGGAGTATTACGACAATATCAACCTTACCGGCCTTAAGCTGACACGGACGGATGCAAACGTGAATTTTGGCTGGGGATTAGGCTCGCCCGATGCCTCCATCGGACCGGATACGTTCTCAGTAAGGTGGACAGGCTCTATTAAACCCAAATATAGCGAGAGCTATACGTTCCAGGTAATTGCGGATGATGGGGTCCGATTATGGGTCGATGGCCGCCTGATCTTAGATAAGTGGATAACTCAAGCGGGTGAACTGACAAGCCAGCCCATTACTTTAAATGCGGGGCACAACTATGACATCCGTCTGGAGTATTTTGAGAATGGCGGGGGAGCATCAGCAATATTGCAGTGGTCAAGTGCCAGCCAGGTGAAACAGGTAGTGCCGCAAAGTCAATTGCATCATCTGCCGGATGTCCAAGGGGTAGGGTTAAAAGGTGAATATTACGATAATCTGGAGATGCAAGAGCTAAAACTGACCCGTACCGATGCAAACGTTAACTTCAATTGGATAGAGGGTTCGCCAGATAGCCAGATCGGGCCTGATACCTTCTCTGCCAGATGGACAGGAACCATTAAACCAAGGTACAGCGAGAACTATACCTTTTATCTTAATGCTGACGATGGGGTGCGATTATGGATAGACGGCAAACTTGTGCTCAATCGATGGGTTAACCAGTCAGGTCAATTCCGCAGCAATTCTGTCCCACTGGTAGCGGGTAATCAGTATGACATTCAGATTGAGTATTTCGAGAACCTGGGCGGAGCATTGATTGGGCTTTTATGGGAAAGTCCTACCCAGGCGAAGGAGTTCGTTCCGCAAACTCAGTTAAATCCGCCAATTGAGAATTCGGGCGTTGGCTTGAAAGGTGACTATTATGGCAACATGGAATTATTGACTAATCTGAAGCTGACGCGCACTGATGCGGTTGTCAGTTTCGGATGGGGAAATGAGTCACCAGATCCGAGCATCCCGGCAGACAAATTCTCAGTCAGATGGCAGGGGTTAATCCGCCCTGCATCTGGCGGGACTTACACATTCTATGCAAATTCAGATGATGGTGTCCGCTTATGGGTAAACGGTCAGTTACTTATTGATAAATGGATTCCCCAAGCCAGTGAATTAACAAGTCTTCCAATCGTCCTTACGGAAGGACAGAATTATGAGATTCGAATCGAATATTTTGAGAATGAAGGCGGGGCGTCGTTTGGCTTGTCATGGTCCAGTGAGCGCCAAATGAAGGAGACTGTCCCACAGTCGCAGTTGTATCTGCCATACCCTACGTATTCTCCGGTGGAGTATCTCTATGACACCAATGGCCGGCTAAATTCTATGCGTCTCTCAGACGGTAGTATGGTGCGTTATGAATATGATGGCAACGGTAATCTGAACAAAGTCTCGAAATAA
- a CDS encoding RHS repeat protein, producing MKNVKSSVYGLLICCLVFTLLAGQSKVSAAENIIAANESFENGTYAGTNYLPIQGTITSDPLKVVNGKYSALLSSLQSDVWKEFNYTDSNQVKFEKNTTYNVTFTYKSIDMQPLDSNRFFYFLARSTDGQEDKSFTSWNDASGNTGIRTMTFTTGNKENYYLIWGIHAGGSLAIDDIQIVKAVSTQSETFEKGTYNQTDFLPGSGHITSDPNHIVSGQYSAFLSSAQSEDWKEFSYTDSQKVKFEKNTTYQVTFSYRSVDMGPVESNRYFYFLARSTDNTQDKGWTTWNDANGSRGSRTVTFTTANKENYYLIWGIHSGGALSIDDIEITKVSESFENGTFKDTQFTAGSGVISKDPAKVISGQYSAYLVSQLNEVWKAFALSDLSKIKFEGNTTYTVSFSYKSLDMNPLHNTRSFYFLARSTDDQEDKGWTTWNEGNGSMGRKTITFTTGSKENYYLIWGIHNGGAISIDDITVHKDSESFERGTYSGTDYTSASGILTNDPAKIVNGRYSAYLNSPQNIEWANLMVSDASRLKFQKNTTYTVSFAYKSMDMQPENPNRHFYFIVRGIDNVEVLNWTSWNEGSGSRGVKTVTFTTGEQDNYYLTWGVRNGGALSIDDIIVRQLTTYRYDSGGRLTQVRTQDNRVVRYSYDKNGNLVKTTVE from the coding sequence TTGAAAAACGTCAAAAGTTCAGTGTATGGGTTACTTATTTGCTGTTTAGTCTTCACATTGTTAGCTGGTCAGAGCAAGGTTTCGGCGGCGGAAAATATTATAGCGGCCAACGAATCCTTTGAGAATGGAACATATGCGGGGACGAACTATCTGCCCATTCAGGGAACGATTACAAGTGATCCGCTAAAAGTGGTGAACGGGAAATACTCAGCCCTGCTGAGTTCGCTTCAGTCGGACGTCTGGAAGGAGTTTAACTATACCGATTCAAATCAAGTTAAATTCGAGAAAAATACTACATATAACGTTACTTTTACATACAAGTCTATAGATATGCAGCCGCTAGATTCCAACCGTTTTTTCTATTTTCTTGCCCGGAGTACGGATGGTCAGGAGGATAAGAGCTTTACTTCCTGGAATGATGCCAGCGGAAATACAGGGATCAGGACGATGACGTTTACTACCGGAAACAAGGAGAACTATTACTTGATTTGGGGAATTCATGCTGGCGGCAGCTTGGCAATTGATGATATTCAGATTGTTAAAGCAGTCTCAACCCAAAGTGAAACCTTTGAAAAGGGGACCTACAATCAAACGGATTTTTTGCCGGGGTCCGGTCATATTACTAGTGATCCAAACCACATTGTGAGTGGACAATACTCGGCTTTTCTGAGCTCAGCTCAGAGCGAAGACTGGAAAGAATTTTCCTACACGGATAGCCAAAAAGTAAAGTTTGAGAAAAACACAACATATCAAGTAACTTTTTCATATCGATCTGTTGATATGGGGCCTGTAGAGAGCAATCGGTACTTCTATTTCTTGGCAAGGAGTACTGATAATACTCAAGACAAAGGATGGACCACCTGGAATGACGCGAATGGGAGCAGGGGAAGCCGTACGGTGACTTTTACCACTGCTAACAAAGAAAACTATTATCTGATTTGGGGAATCCATTCAGGCGGAGCACTTTCAATTGATGACATTGAGATTACAAAGGTTAGTGAATCTTTTGAGAACGGTACATTTAAAGATACCCAGTTTACAGCAGGTTCAGGTGTAATTTCAAAGGACCCGGCAAAAGTGATAAGCGGGCAGTACTCGGCCTATCTCGTGTCTCAATTAAATGAAGTCTGGAAAGCATTCGCTCTTTCAGATCTGAGTAAAATTAAATTTGAGGGGAATACGACGTACACCGTGAGCTTTTCCTATAAATCACTAGATATGAACCCGCTTCATAATACCCGTAGTTTTTATTTTTTGGCTAGAAGCACAGATGATCAAGAGGATAAGGGGTGGACCACCTGGAATGAAGGTAACGGGAGTATGGGGAGGAAGACTATAACTTTTACGACCGGGAGTAAAGAAAATTACTATCTGATATGGGGTATCCACAATGGAGGTGCTATTTCCATCGATGACATTACTGTCCATAAAGACAGTGAATCGTTTGAGAGAGGAACCTATAGCGGCACGGATTATACATCTGCATCTGGCATTCTCACCAATGATCCAGCCAAAATAGTGAACGGAAGGTATTCGGCATACCTGAATTCTCCACAGAACATAGAATGGGCAAATTTGATGGTGAGTGATGCCAGCCGGTTGAAGTTCCAGAAGAATACCACGTATACCGTGAGTTTTGCATATAAATCAATGGACATGCAGCCTGAAAATCCTAACCGCCATTTTTATTTTATAGTTCGGGGAATAGACAATGTGGAAGTTCTGAACTGGACAAGCTGGAATGAAGGTAGCGGATCACGCGGAGTGAAGACGGTTACTTTTACTACTGGAGAGCAGGATAATTATTACTTGACCTGGGGTGTCCGAAATGGTGGAGCACTTTCCATAGACGATATTATTGTCCGGCAGTTAACAACCTATCGCTATGATAGCGGCGGAAGATTAACGCAGGTCAGAACTCAGGATAATAGAGTGGTACGGTATTCGTATGACAAGAACGGGAACTTGGTGAAGACTACTGTGGAGTGA